The genomic region AGGTGCTGCCGAACTTCCCGGCGTACTTCCACATGCTGGGCAACGTGGACATCCGGGTCTCCTACAGCCCGGACGGTGACCGCGCCACCTCCCGCGCGGTCTGCTTCAACCCGATGGTGATGGGCGGCGACGCTGGCCAGATCTATTTCGTCGGCATCTGGTACGTCGACGAGTTCGTGCGCACCGCCGACGGTTGGCGGATGAGCAAACGCGTCGAGGAGAAATGCTTTGACAAGCTCGTGTAAGCCTGTGTTGTGACGAACCAGACTGAGACCGACCGCCGCGACGCGGCCGTGCGAGCCCTTACCGAGGCGGTGGACCGCCTGGACATGGCGGCCATGACCGCCGAGGTACGACGGTTGTCGGTCTCCGACATCGTCGCCACCCTGGAGCGCCTCGATCGGCGGAGACGGGCGGTGCTGTACCGCGTGCTGCCGAAGGGATTGGCGCTGCAGGTCTTCGAGAGCCTCGACGCCAGCCTGCAGGGTGACCTCGTCGCCGGGTTGCAGGACGACGCCGTCGCGGCGCTGTTCGCCGACCTGAACCCCGACGACCGCGTCGGGTTGCTCGACGAACTCCCGGCGACGGTGGCGCACCGCCTGCTGCAGGGCCTGCCGCCGGACGAGCGGGCGATGACCGCCGACATCCTCGGCTACCCGCAGGGGTCTATCGGTCGGCGGATGAGCCCCGAATTCGTCGCTGTGCGGGCGCGTTTCACGGTCGCGGAGGCGATGCTGCGGGTGCAGGAGCGCCTCGGCGACGCCGAGACCGTCTACACGCTGCCGGTGACCGACGACGAGCGGGTGCTGGTCGGGGTGGTGAGCCTGCGCGACCTGCTCGGCGCCTCGGCGGAGACGACGGTCGGCGAGTTGATGCAGCCGGCCCAGTGGGTGCGCGCCACCGACGTCGCCGAGGTCTCGGCCCGGCGCTGCGCCGACCTCAAGGTGTTGGCGCTCCCGGTGGTGGACGCCGAGACCCGCCTGGTGGGCATCCTCACCGTCGACGACGCGCTGCGCATCCTGGAGTCGGCCGACTCCGAGGACCAGGCCCGCATCAGCGGTGTGGAACCGCTGCGCCGGCCCTACCTCACCGCGCCGGTCAGCGGGTTGGTGCGGTCCCGCGTGGTCTGGCTGCTGGTGCTGGCCATCGGCGCGACGCTGACCGTGCAGGTGCTCGAGGTGTTCGAGGCGACGCTGTCGCAGGTGGTGACCCTGGCGCTGTTCGTGCCGCTGCTGATCGGCACCGGCGGCAACACCGGCAACCAGGCCGCCACCACCGTCACCCGCGCGCTGGCCCTCGGCGATGTGCGGCCCAGTGACCTGCTGCGGGTGCTGGTCCGGGAGTTCCGGGTGGGGCTGTCGCTCGGGCTGCTGCTCGGCGCGGTGGCGTTTGTGGTCACCAGCGCGATCTACGACCGCGGGCTGGGCACCGTGATCGCGCTGACGCTGGTCAGCGTGTGCACCATGGCGGCGACGGTCGGTGGGGTGATGCCGCTGGTCGCCAGGACGATCCGGGTGGATCCCGCGGTGTTCTCCAACCCGTTCATCACGACGTTCACCGACGCGACCGGGCTGCTGATCTACTTCCTGATCGCCAAGGCCGTGCTCGGGATCTGACCGTCAGCGGGTCCCGACGAGCACATGGCGGGGGAGCGGCTTGTCGTCGACCCGGCGGTGCTCGACGGTCAGCCCGGCGCCGGCCAGTGCCGCCCGGATCTGCTCGACCGGGCGCAGCGTGAACCCGTGCCGGGTGAACGGCGCGTGGCGCATCGCGTCGGGATCGGCGATGCCGATCACCGCGCGGCCGCCGGGCCGCAGCACCCGCGCCAGTTCGGCGCACGCGGTGTCGAGGTCGTCGATGAAGTACACGGTGTTGACGGTGACGACGGCGTCGAGCGCGGCGTCGTCGAACGGCAGCGCCGTCAGCGACCCCTGCGCCAACCACAGCCGGCCCGCGCGGATCTCGCGGGCGAAGGTCATCCGGGCGCGGCGCAGCATGCCGGCGGCGATCTCGACCCCGTGCACGCGGCCCGCCGGCCCCACCCGGTCGAGCAGCATCCGCAGGCCGATGCCGCCGCCGAACCCGACGTCGGCCACGACGGCGCCCGGCCCGGCCCCGGCGGCGTCGACCGCCGCGCCGATCGCCCGGGCGTTGCCGCGGTTCAACGTCCGGGCCACCAGCAGACCCAGCGGTCCGTGCGGGCGGGCCAGCTGCCCGGCCAGGATCGTCATGCTCTTCTCTTTGAACAGGCTCATCAGGACTCTCTACGCTGGGGCGGATGCCTCGGGTGAGACGATTTTTGCCGGTCGGGCCCGTTCTGGCACAATGGTCGACTGTCTTCCTCGGGACTCCGGCCCCGTGGCGGTCACACACGTAAGGCAAAACCGGATCCAGGCAATCCCGCCTCGATCGCTGAATTGCAGCGTGGCAATCACAGGAGAATTCGCTTACATGGCTGTCAAGATCAAGCTGACCCGGCTTGGCAAGATCCGCAATCCCCAGTACCGCATCGCTGTCGCCGACGCGCGCACCCGCCGCGACGGTCGCGCCATCGAGATCATCGGCCGGTACCACCCGAAGGAAGAACCGAGCCTCATCGAGATCGACTCGGAGCGCGCGCAGTACTGGCTGAGCGTGGGCGCACAGCCGACCGAGCCCGTCCTGGCGCTGCTGAAGATCACCGGTGACTGGCAGAAGTTCAAGGGTCTGCCGGGTGCCGAGGGCACGCTGAAGGTCAAGGAGCCCAAGCCCAGCAAGCTGGAGCTGTTCAACAAGGCGCTCGCCGAGGCCGAGGGCGGTCCGACCACCGAGGCCACCACCCAGCCCAAGAAGAAGAAGGCGCCGGCCAAGAAGGCCGAAGAAAAGGCCGAAGAAAAGGCCGAAGAAAAGGCCGACGACAAGGCTGACGACAAGGCTGAAGCGAAGACTGAGGCCGCCGCCGAGGCCGGCGACGCCAGCGCAGAAAGCTGACAGCCGTGAGCTCTGTCGTCGTTGACGCGGTCGAACACCTGGTGCGCGGAATCGTCGACAATCCCGACGACGTGCGCGTCGACATGGTGACCAGCCGGCGCGGACGCACCGTCGAGGTTCACGTCCATCCCGACGACCTCGGCAAGGTGATCGGGCGCGGTGGCCGCACCGCGACCGCGCTGCGCACGCTGGTCGCCGGGATCGGCGGCCGCGGCATCCGTGTCGACGTGGTGGACACCGACCAGTAGTCCCGGATGGACCTGGTTGTCGGGCGGGTCGTCAAGGCGCACGGCATCACCGGCGAGGTGGTCGTCGACGTCCGAACTGACGATCCCGACGCCCGGTTCGCTCCCGGTTCCGTGTTGCGCGGCCGCCCCGGTAAGGGCGGCGGCGCCGCACGTGATTTCACGGTCACCTCGGCCCGGCCGCACGGCGGCCGGCTGCTGGTACGCCTGGAGGGCGTGACCGACCGCAACGGTGCCGACGCGCTGCGCGGCACGCTGTTCATCGTCGACTCCGAGGATCTGCCGCCGATCGACGATCCCGACGAGTTCTACGACCACCAGCTCGAGGGGCTGCGGGTCGTCACGACCGACGGCCGGTTGGTGGGCAACGTCGCCGAGGTGCTGCACACCGCGGCGGGCGAGTTGCTGTCGGTGACCACCGAGACCGGCTCCGAGGTGCTGGTGCCGTTCGTCAGCGCGATCGTGCTGTCGGTGTCGCTGGCGGATCAGACGATCGAGATCGATCCGCCCGACGGTCTGCTGGACATGGCCTGATGCGCATCGACGTCGTCACGATCTTCCCGGCATACCTGGACGCGCTGCGACAGTCACTGCCGGGCAAGGCGATCGACGCCGGCATCATCGACCTCGGCGTCCACGATCTGCGGCGCTGGACCCACGATGTGCACCGCTCGGTCGACGACGCACCGTACGGCGGCGGGCCCGGCATGGTGATGAAGGCCCCGGTGTGGGGTGAGGCACTCGACGAGATCTGTTCGCCGGAGACGCTTCTGGTCGTCCCCACCCCGGCGGGCCGGCTGTTCACGCAGGCCGACGCGCAGGCCTGGTCCACCGAGAAGCACCTGGTGTTCGCGTGCGGCCGCTACGAGGGTATCGACCAGCGCGTCATCGACGACGCGGCCCGACGGATGCGGGTGGCGGAGGTGTCGATCGGTGACTACGTGCTGCCCGGCGGCGAGTCCGCGGCGCTGGTGATGATCGAGGCCACGGTCCGGCTGATTCCCGGGGTGCTCGGTAATCCGGCGTCGCACCAGGACGATTCGCACTCCAACGGCATCCTGGAGGCGCCCAGCTACACCCGCCCGCCGGTGTGGCGGGACCTGGCGGTACCGGAGATCCTGCTGTCCGGGGACCACGCGAGGATCGCCCGGTGGCGATATGAGCAGGGCCTGCAGCGCACCCGCGAGCGCCGGCCGGATCTGCTGGACGAGAGCTAGATCGTCCCGTCGGGGAACATCGTGCGCACCGCCTCGGTGATGGTCTCGCGGGCGGTGGCGTCGTTGGTGGCCTGCAGCGAGCCGATCACCATGACGTAGCGGTGGTCCGGCCCGATGACACCGGTCGACAGGTGCATCCAGTCCGAACCGATGCAGCACATCCAGCCCTGCTTGACCGCGACCTGCTCCTCGGGCAGCCCCTCGGGAATGCCGAACCGCTGCGGGTACACCCCGCCGGGCATCATGCCGTCGATGCCGTACGGCGCCGACGCGGCCAGGTTGCTGATGATCATGTCGGCCTTGTCGGCGGGCAGCCCGCCGGTGCCCGAGAGCAGCATGTCGTAGTAGCGCACCAGATCCGCCGCGGTGCTGACGGTGTTGAACCAGCGCCCGTCGGTCGGTGGCTTGGTGTCGGGCAGTCCGTAGCGCTGCGTCACCCGGCGGATGATCTCGCTGCCGCCGCCCCGGTTCCAGAACACCTCGGCGGGGCTGTCGTCGGAGGCGCGCAGCATCCTGTCGAACGCCTCGCGGTCCTCGGGACTCAGCGGCTGGTCGCGGTAGAGCAGGTCGTCGGCGATGAACAGCTTGACCACCGACGCGATCGACATGGCCTGGTTGTTGCCGTTGGACACCCGGTGGCCGGTGGCGCGGTCGAGCACCAGCGTGGTGATGTCGGCGCCGACGGCCGCGGCGTCCTCGGTGGCCTGCCGCGCGCGGTCCTCGAGGCCGACGAACGACGGGGGCGGCTCGTCGAGCGCGGCCTCGGGCAGCGGTGCCATCGAACCCTGTGGGACGACGACGGTCAGGTGCGGCTGCTCCGGGGTGGTGCCGTAGACCCTGGCCTCACATCCCGCCACGATCGGCACGGTGACGACGATCGCCGCGGTCACGCTCACCAGCCTCGACGGCCGCCGTCGCATCGCCCTCCTGCCACATTTTCGATTCCGGGTGCGGCACAACGGCCGTCCCGTGTGTCCCCGTACGTCAAGGCCCGTGGTGTCAAGGGTAGTGCGTATCGGCGGTCACAGTAGGGTGGGAGAGCTTCGGGCGTGGCTGCCGACGACGCCGATCGAGGTGCGATTTCACTCCTCGCGGACCCATCTGGCACAATTGAGCAGTTGTCTGTGCAGGACCCGGGATCGGCTCGCTCCGCCCGCTGCGAGAGACATCCGATACACCCGATCAGCTCGGCTCGGCGACGCGTCCACCGCGCCCGCAGCCGCCAACCGCAAGGAAGTGTCACCGATGAACACGCTGGACTTCGTCGATCAGGCGTCGCTGCGCGACGACATTCCGGAATTCGGCCCCGGCGACACCGTGAACGTTCACGTGAAGGTCATCGAGGGTTCCAAGGAGCGCATCCAGGTCTTCAAGGGTGTGGTCATCCGCCGTCAGGGCAGCGGGATCCGTGAGACCTTCACCGTGCGCAAGGAGAGCTACGGCGTCGGCGTCGAGCGCACCTTCCCGGTGCACTCGCCCAACATCGACCACATCGACGTCGTCACCCGCGGTGACGTGCGTCGCGCCAAGCTGTACTACCTGCGCGAGCTGCGGGGCAAGAAGGCCAAGATCAAGGAGAAGCGCTGACCGCTGGTCAGCCGTCCGTAGCCGGAGTCTGATCCTTGGAGCCCGAGCAGCGCGGTGATGAGCACCGCGCTGGCTACCCTGATGCGGTGACCGGATCCACCGAGCCCGACGAGAGCAGTCCGGACGAGTCGGCCGAGGCCGACAAGCGCGAGCAGGCCGACAAGCCCGAGAAAAAGGGTGGGGCGCTGCGCGAGTTCGCGATCCTCATCACGATCGCGCTGGTGCTGTACTACGTCATGCTGACGTTCGTCGCGCGGCCCTACCTGATCCCGTCGGAGTCGATGGAGCCCACGCTGCACGGCTGCGCGGGCTGCACGGGCGACCGGATCATGGTGGACAAGCTGACCTACCGGTTCAGCGATCCCGAGCCCGGCGACGTCGTGGTCTTCAAGGGCCCGCCGAACTGGAACATCAACTACCGCTCGATCCGGTCGGACAACCCGGTGGTGCGCTGGATCCAGAACGCGCTGTCGGTGGTCGGTTTCGTGCCGCCCGACGAGAACGACCTCGTCAAGCGCATCATCGCGGTGGGCGGGCAGACGGTGGAGTGCCGCGCCGCCACCGGGCTCACGGTCGACGGCAAGCGTCTCGACGAGCCCTACCTGGACCCGCAGACGATGCGCGCCGACCCGGCGATCTACCCCTGCCTGGGCAACGAGTTCGGGCCGGTGAAGGTCCCCGAGGGCCGCGTCTGGGTGATGGGCGACAACCGCACCCACTCGGCGGACTCGCGGGCGCACTGCACCAACCTGCCGCAGGACGCGCAGAAGGGGCTGCTCTGCACGGGTGACCCGATGGCGGGCACGGTGCCGGTGGAGAATGTGATCGGTAAGGCGCGGTTCATCGCGTGGCCGCCGGCGCGCTGGGGCGGCATCAGCAGCGTGAACCCGCAGAACTGATTCGTAGGAGTCGTTGTTGGCGGCGAGTTGGCCTCCCCGCACGGTGATCCGGAAGTCCTCGGGCCTGCGCACGCTGGAGTCCGCGCTCTATCGCAACGGCCTGGGCCCGGTGGCAGGCGTCGACGAGGTCGGGCGCGGGGCCTGCGCCGGCCCACTGGTGGTGGCGGCCTGCGTGCTGGGGCCCAATCGGTTGGAGAGCCTGGCGGCGCTCGACGACTCCAAGAAGCTCAACGAGAAGGAGCGCGAGCGGCTGTTTCCGCTGATCCGCCGTTACGCGCTGGCCTACCACGTGGTGTTCATCCCGTCGCACGAGGTGGACCGCCGCGGTGTGCACGCCGCCAACATCGAGGGCATGCGGCGCGCGGTGGCGGGCCTGTCGGTGCGGCCCGGCTACGTG from Mycolicibacterium phlei harbors:
- a CDS encoding nuclear transport factor 2 family protein — its product is MMTLDEISDRFEIQQLLIDYSTAIDQKRFDDLDRVFTPDAYIDYRVSGGIDGRFPEVKAWLKEVLPNFPAYFHMLGNVDIRVSYSPDGDRATSRAVCFNPMVMGGDAGQIYFVGIWYVDEFVRTADGWRMSKRVEEKCFDKLV
- a CDS encoding methyltransferase domain-containing protein is translated as MSLFKEKSMTILAGQLARPHGPLGLLVARTLNRGNARAIGAAVDAAGAGPGAVVADVGFGGGIGLRMLLDRVGPAGRVHGVEIAAGMLRRARMTFAREIRAGRLWLAQGSLTALPFDDAALDAVVTVNTVYFIDDLDTACAELARVLRPGGRAVIGIADPDAMRHAPFTRHGFTLRPVEQIRAALAGAGLTVEHRRVDDKPLPRHVLVGTR
- the mgtE gene encoding magnesium transporter; this encodes MTNQTETDRRDAAVRALTEAVDRLDMAAMTAEVRRLSVSDIVATLERLDRRRRAVLYRVLPKGLALQVFESLDASLQGDLVAGLQDDAVAALFADLNPDDRVGLLDELPATVAHRLLQGLPPDERAMTADILGYPQGSIGRRMSPEFVAVRARFTVAEAMLRVQERLGDAETVYTLPVTDDERVLVGVVSLRDLLGASAETTVGELMQPAQWVRATDVAEVSARRCADLKVLALPVVDAETRLVGILTVDDALRILESADSEDQARISGVEPLRRPYLTAPVSGLVRSRVVWLLVLAIGATLTVQVLEVFEATLSQVVTLALFVPLLIGTGGNTGNQAATTVTRALALGDVRPSDLLRVLVREFRVGLSLGLLLGAVAFVVTSAIYDRGLGTVIALTLVSVCTMAATVGGVMPLVARTIRVDPAVFSNPFITTFTDATGLLIYFLIAKAVLGI
- the rplS gene encoding 50S ribosomal protein L19, encoding MNTLDFVDQASLRDDIPEFGPGDTVNVHVKVIEGSKERIQVFKGVVIRRQGSGIRETFTVRKESYGVGVERTFPVHSPNIDHIDVVTRGDVRRAKLYYLRELRGKKAKIKEKR
- a CDS encoding RNA-binding protein yields the protein MSSVVVDAVEHLVRGIVDNPDDVRVDMVTSRRGRTVEVHVHPDDLGKVIGRGGRTATALRTLVAGIGGRGIRVDVVDTDQ
- the trmD gene encoding tRNA (guanosine(37)-N1)-methyltransferase TrmD; the encoded protein is MRIDVVTIFPAYLDALRQSLPGKAIDAGIIDLGVHDLRRWTHDVHRSVDDAPYGGGPGMVMKAPVWGEALDEICSPETLLVVPTPAGRLFTQADAQAWSTEKHLVFACGRYEGIDQRVIDDAARRMRVAEVSIGDYVLPGGESAALVMIEATVRLIPGVLGNPASHQDDSHSNGILEAPSYTRPPVWRDLAVPEILLSGDHARIARWRYEQGLQRTRERRPDLLDES
- the lepB gene encoding signal peptidase I, with translation MTGSTEPDESSPDESAEADKREQADKPEKKGGALREFAILITIALVLYYVMLTFVARPYLIPSESMEPTLHGCAGCTGDRIMVDKLTYRFSDPEPGDVVVFKGPPNWNINYRSIRSDNPVVRWIQNALSVVGFVPPDENDLVKRIIAVGGQTVECRAATGLTVDGKRLDEPYLDPQTMRADPAIYPCLGNEFGPVKVPEGRVWVMGDNRTHSADSRAHCTNLPQDAQKGLLCTGDPMAGTVPVENVIGKARFIAWPPARWGGISSVNPQN
- the rimM gene encoding ribosome maturation factor RimM (Essential for efficient processing of 16S rRNA), with the protein product MDLVVGRVVKAHGITGEVVVDVRTDDPDARFAPGSVLRGRPGKGGGAARDFTVTSARPHGGRLLVRLEGVTDRNGADALRGTLFIVDSEDLPPIDDPDEFYDHQLEGLRVVTTDGRLVGNVAEVLHTAAGELLSVTTETGSEVLVPFVSAIVLSVSLADQTIEIDPPDGLLDMA
- the rpsP gene encoding 30S ribosomal protein S16, giving the protein MAVKIKLTRLGKIRNPQYRIAVADARTRRDGRAIEIIGRYHPKEEPSLIEIDSERAQYWLSVGAQPTEPVLALLKITGDWQKFKGLPGAEGTLKVKEPKPSKLELFNKALAEAEGGPTTEATTQPKKKKAPAKKAEEKAEEKAEEKADDKADDKAEAKTEAAAEAGDASAES
- a CDS encoding ribonuclease HII, producing MAASWPPRTVIRKSSGLRTLESALYRNGLGPVAGVDEVGRGACAGPLVVAACVLGPNRLESLAALDDSKKLNEKERERLFPLIRRYALAYHVVFIPSHEVDRRGVHAANIEGMRRAVAGLSVRPGYVLSDGFRVPGLPVPSLPVVGGDAAAACIAAASVLAKVSRDRLMVELDAEHPGYGFAEHKGYSTAAHSAALAELGPCSQHRRSFINVRRVATAGGGTRMVTELAADCAPDQRGQVG